In bacterium, one DNA window encodes the following:
- a CDS encoding CRTAC1 family protein has protein sequence MKTLLLLLSLCLISLPATAQTVLIQRDNGTPAGAYFNAPSFMNESVILSFDGPCRVLELQIYYMGNGAAKDTVFIVGDAAEGAIPPTHWVWDYNTLIDPVVVDYQSEGWITIDLRGTELRSDGYDRIVVQHWLQAPAGPWWAVDTDKQLTPYTSFLMDPTQTNSLGGPGAYLLASNDYMVRALVEYDFPEGNGSADPPAATMVDVAIESGLQKDGARINAAMAAVADWNNDGRDDIAIGSNYFQNTGSGFTNVSANLGLPNGYSVWADFNNDGWQDVYIVSGGDNDRLFRSDGAGGFEDVTATAGISNPAPTVTPIWFDYNNDGLADLFIANGRRTVNNQEVYYQDKLWRNNGDGSFTDVTAQSGIAAAEPAPYMDCWGASACDYNNDGLTDIFVSTYRLEPDLLYRNNGDGTFTEVGAATGARGNPTASPQYFGHGMGSDWGDFDNDGWMDLVVGNLGHPDWRGSVSNPSLIFHNEQGNSFVEVHHEMGLKFREMNAGVAWADLDCDGYLDLWQSQYAYQKEGENGEPGRYSRLYMNQGPPGYDLLDRTWHFGAKIHGAWTVSRLDFDRDGDVDLLVASPREGVKLFRNDLPRLGHWLALRLSGSPEDNVPMDAFGTRVVVYADGRSFTRTLSTSSAGSRAATSSLELQFGLGNAVGIDSVVVHYPNGVHRSLTTLKLDTRYAIPYTGEITAGIEAAANPGSWRIDAAALRSGSLSFVLQRDRPLDNPRIALHNALGQCVMTFDAGMLQPGLQTLPITAGLASGTYFLVVEAEGSVQSLKLQHLR, from the coding sequence ATGAAAACACTGCTCCTTCTGCTCAGCCTGTGTCTCATTTCGCTGCCTGCAACCGCGCAAACCGTGCTCATTCAGCGCGACAACGGCACACCGGCCGGTGCGTATTTCAATGCGCCCTCTTTCATGAACGAATCGGTCATACTCTCCTTTGACGGGCCCTGCCGGGTGCTGGAACTTCAGATTTATTACATGGGGAATGGCGCGGCGAAGGACACGGTGTTCATTGTCGGGGATGCGGCGGAAGGAGCCATACCGCCGACACACTGGGTGTGGGATTACAATACACTCATCGATCCCGTGGTTGTGGACTATCAGTCTGAAGGCTGGATCACCATCGATCTTCGCGGTACGGAACTGCGGAGCGACGGCTACGACCGCATCGTCGTGCAACACTGGCTGCAGGCGCCTGCGGGTCCCTGGTGGGCGGTCGATACCGACAAGCAGCTCACGCCTTATACCTCCTTCCTCATGGATCCCACGCAAACGAACAGCCTCGGGGGACCCGGTGCATACCTGCTTGCCAGCAATGATTACATGGTGCGTGCGCTGGTGGAATATGACTTCCCCGAAGGCAACGGCTCCGCCGACCCCCCCGCGGCGACGATGGTCGATGTCGCGATTGAGTCGGGCCTGCAGAAAGATGGCGCGCGCATCAACGCCGCGATGGCCGCGGTGGCGGACTGGAACAATGACGGACGCGACGATATCGCCATCGGCTCCAACTATTTCCAGAATACCGGTTCCGGCTTTACGAACGTCTCCGCGAATCTGGGACTGCCCAACGGCTATTCGGTCTGGGCGGATTTCAACAATGACGGGTGGCAGGACGTATACATCGTTTCCGGCGGCGACAACGACCGCCTCTTCCGTTCCGATGGTGCAGGAGGTTTCGAAGACGTCACCGCGACCGCTGGCATCAGCAATCCCGCTCCCACCGTCACACCGATCTGGTTCGATTACAACAATGACGGCCTCGCTGATCTGTTCATTGCGAACGGACGGCGGACCGTCAATAACCAGGAGGTCTATTACCAGGACAAGCTCTGGAGAAACAACGGTGACGGCAGCTTCACCGACGTCACCGCGCAGAGCGGCATTGCCGCCGCGGAACCCGCTCCGTACATGGATTGCTGGGGAGCAAGCGCCTGCGACTACAACAACGACGGACTGACCGACATTTTCGTTTCCACCTATCGTCTCGAACCTGACCTGCTCTACCGCAACAACGGTGACGGTACGTTTACGGAAGTCGGTGCCGCCACGGGAGCGCGCGGGAACCCCACCGCGTCACCACAGTATTTCGGGCACGGTATGGGAAGCGACTGGGGCGATTTCGATAATGACGGCTGGATGGATCTCGTGGTCGGCAACCTCGGCCATCCCGACTGGCGCGGCTCGGTATCAAACCCGTCTCTCATCTTCCACAATGAGCAGGGCAACTCCTTTGTCGAAGTGCATCACGAAATGGGATTGAAGTTCCGGGAGATGAATGCCGGTGTGGCATGGGCGGACCTCGACTGCGACGGATATCTCGATCTCTGGCAGTCCCAGTACGCATATCAGAAAGAAGGCGAAAACGGCGAACCCGGCCGTTACTCCCGGCTGTACATGAACCAGGGGCCACCCGGATATGACCTGCTGGATCGCACATGGCATTTCGGTGCGAAGATCCACGGCGCATGGACGGTATCGCGCCTCGATTTTGATCGCGACGGTGATGTGGATCTTCTCGTGGCGAGTCCGCGTGAAGGAGTCAAACTTTTCAGGAATGATCTGCCTCGCCTTGGTCACTGGCTTGCGCTCCGCCTCTCGGGGAGTCCGGAAGACAATGTCCCCATGGACGCCTTCGGAACACGGGTGGTCGTTTACGCCGACGGACGATCATTCACCCGCACACTCTCGACATCCTCTGCCGGATCACGTGCAGCCACCAGCAGCCTCGAACTGCAATTCGGGCTCGGCAATGCCGTCGGTATTGACAGCGTCGTCGTGCATTATCCCAACGGGGTACACCGCAGTCTGACCACGCTGAAGCTCGACACACGCTACGCCATTCCGTACACCGGCGAAATCACTGCAGGCATCGAAGCCGCAGCAAATCCGGGCAGCTGGCGCATCGATGCAGCCGCACTGCGCAGCGGCAGTCTTTCGTTCGTACTGCAGCGCGACAGGCCGCTTGACAATCCCCGCATTGCACTTCATAACGCACTCGGACAATGCGTCATGACCTTCGATGCCGGCATGCTGCAGCCCGGTCTGCAAACCCTGCCAATCACCGCAGGGCTCGCGAGCGGAACATACTTCCTCGTGGTAGAGGCGGAAGGCAGCGTACAGAGCCTGAAGCTCCAGCACCTGCGGTAG
- a CDS encoding MFS transporter, whose translation MAANPPDSPTGTKSFPVTFWTANLTELFERGAYYAMASFVVLYLGQLGLGEYWPSTLNGILWTLVYFLPILSGTIADQVGFKRSLLAAFILLAIGYFLMGYPVWFGGEILHDLVGTEVTAGAGVIVPVIIGIIIIGMGGSVIKPCISGTVQKTAGAKATLAFGIFYMVINIGSLVGRGISYVVRTHYDLSFIFAVAVGCSVVAFFVVLFMYRDSQEDVDARRSRKGQRSIGRILLDMILVLKNVRFAMFLLVSSGFFFIYSQVYNVIPLYLKKVVETDPAVDIYTMANPFTIVFFQLLITKTFGKMKPINSIIVGIIIIGISMLINIVPIYTAGGVTATVWDLLPMGALFATLTVALIAFGELFTSARTYEYIGALAPKGQEGLFLGYANLPMAIGSLIGGPAGAAIFNEIMCKNAVPLDNGLLQLDPTWNSIGWVVLMGIGLVSALSMYLYNQWLKRVKAA comes from the coding sequence ATGGCTGCAAACCCTCCTGATTCTCCCACCGGCACGAAATCCTTTCCCGTCACATTCTGGACAGCGAACCTCACCGAGCTTTTCGAGCGTGGTGCGTATTACGCGATGGCCAGTTTTGTCGTCCTGTATCTCGGACAGCTTGGACTCGGTGAATACTGGCCGAGTACGCTGAACGGCATTCTCTGGACACTGGTTTATTTTCTGCCGATTCTTTCCGGAACCATCGCAGACCAGGTGGGTTTCAAACGATCCCTTCTGGCTGCCTTCATACTGCTCGCCATCGGGTACTTCCTCATGGGATATCCCGTCTGGTTCGGCGGGGAAATCCTGCACGACCTCGTCGGCACGGAAGTCACCGCGGGCGCAGGGGTGATCGTACCGGTTATCATCGGTATTATCATCATCGGGATGGGCGGCTCAGTCATCAAGCCCTGCATTTCCGGTACGGTACAGAAGACTGCAGGTGCGAAGGCGACGCTCGCCTTCGGCATTTTCTACATGGTGATCAATATCGGATCGCTTGTGGGACGCGGAATCAGCTACGTCGTGCGTACGCATTATGATCTGAGTTTCATTTTCGCAGTTGCCGTCGGCTGTTCGGTGGTTGCGTTTTTCGTCGTGCTGTTCATGTACAGGGATTCGCAGGAAGATGTTGATGCGCGCCGCAGCCGCAAGGGCCAACGCAGCATCGGCCGCATCCTCCTGGATATGATTCTGGTTCTCAAGAACGTGCGCTTTGCGATGTTCCTGCTTGTGTCCAGCGGTTTCTTCTTCATCTATTCCCAGGTCTACAACGTCATCCCGCTGTATCTGAAGAAAGTGGTGGAAACCGATCCTGCCGTTGACATCTATACCATGGCCAATCCTTTCACCATCGTGTTCTTCCAGCTGCTGATCACGAAGACGTTCGGGAAGATGAAGCCGATCAATTCGATCATCGTCGGCATCATCATCATCGGGATTTCCATGCTCATCAACATCGTCCCGATATACACTGCGGGTGGTGTCACCGCCACGGTGTGGGATCTTCTGCCGATGGGAGCCCTGTTTGCAACACTGACCGTGGCGCTGATCGCATTTGGCGAACTCTTTACATCGGCGCGAACCTACGAGTATATCGGGGCTCTTGCGCCGAAGGGACAGGAAGGACTGTTTCTCGGATATGCGAATCTGCCGATGGCGATTGGATCGCTTATCGGTGGTCCCGCCGGCGCTGCCATTTTCAACGAGATCATGTGCAAGAACGCCGTCCCGCTCGACAACGGACTGCTGCAGCTCGACCCGACGTGGAATTCCATCGGCTGGGTGGTGCTCATGGGCATCGGCCTCGTATCCGCCCTCAGCATGTATCTCTACAACCAGTGGCTGAAGCGTGTGAAAGCCGCCTGA
- a CDS encoding DNA photolyase family protein: MQSSFDTVLFVFRRDLRLTDNRGLAEATRRSRRVIPVFIFDSNILDDIANRGDRRLSFIHDALAKLQNALRGRGSDLVVLHGDPMIRIPKLAADCDADAVFVNDDYEPYARVRDDAIAEALVQDGRAFHAFKDHVVYHRDEILTKSGDPYKVFTPYRRAWLERLEEEERLGHSPVAEEYIRDKSLATRASLKRHSDTWSLKDLGFTRSDTWLEAGEDAAQQRLEEFLPSLQWYAEDRDYPARKGTSGLSAHLRFGTISIRECVRHARESDEEGAQTWLHELIWREFYQMLLDRFPHVVNHSFKAEYNSIRWPGGDKEFTAWCEGRTGYPIVDAAMRHFNATGWMHNRLRMVVAMFLTKDLLVDWRRGEAYFAEGLLDYDLAANNGGWQWSASTGADGAPYFRIFNPVLQSKKYDPDGSYIREHLPELAGFTGGHIHWPHDADLFAQQEAGCVLGENYPHPIVDHAEQKDKAIALFKNL; the protein is encoded by the coding sequence ATGCAGTCATCTTTCGACACCGTACTTTTTGTGTTCCGGCGCGATCTCCGCCTGACCGATAACCGCGGACTGGCGGAAGCCACCCGCAGATCACGCCGCGTCATCCCCGTCTTCATTTTCGACAGCAATATTCTCGACGACATCGCGAACCGCGGCGACCGGAGGCTGAGCTTCATCCACGATGCACTCGCGAAACTGCAGAATGCACTGCGTGGACGTGGATCGGATCTTGTCGTTCTGCACGGCGACCCGATGATCCGCATCCCGAAGCTGGCAGCGGACTGCGACGCCGACGCGGTATTCGTCAATGATGATTACGAGCCTTACGCGCGTGTACGCGACGACGCCATAGCCGAAGCACTGGTGCAGGATGGCCGTGCGTTCCACGCGTTCAAGGATCATGTGGTGTATCACCGCGACGAGATCCTGACAAAAAGTGGTGATCCCTACAAGGTATTCACCCCGTACCGGCGGGCCTGGCTCGAACGACTCGAAGAAGAAGAGCGTCTCGGACATAGTCCGGTGGCGGAAGAGTACATACGCGACAAGTCGCTGGCCACCCGTGCATCGCTGAAGCGACACAGTGACACATGGTCGCTCAAGGATCTTGGTTTCACCCGATCCGACACCTGGCTCGAAGCCGGTGAGGATGCTGCGCAGCAGAGGCTTGAGGAATTCCTGCCCTCCCTGCAATGGTATGCGGAGGACCGGGATTACCCGGCGCGGAAGGGCACTTCGGGCCTCTCGGCACATCTGCGTTTCGGTACGATTTCGATTCGGGAATGCGTTCGCCACGCACGGGAATCGGATGAAGAAGGCGCACAGACCTGGCTGCACGAGCTGATCTGGCGGGAATTCTACCAGATGCTGCTCGACCGTTTCCCGCATGTGGTCAATCACAGTTTCAAAGCAGAGTACAACAGCATACGCTGGCCCGGAGGAGACAAAGAGTTCACCGCATGGTGCGAGGGACGCACGGGTTACCCCATCGTCGATGCGGCCATGCGGCATTTCAATGCCACGGGCTGGATGCACAATCGGCTGCGCATGGTTGTGGCGATGTTCCTCACCAAGGATCTGCTGGTGGACTGGCGTCGCGGGGAAGCGTATTTCGCGGAAGGACTCCTCGATTACGACCTGGCCGCCAATAACGGGGGTTGGCAGTGGTCCGCTTCCACGGGCGCTGACGGAGCTCCCTATTTCCGCATATTCAATCCCGTCCTGCAGTCCAAAAAGTACGATCCCGACGGGAGTTACATTCGGGAGCATCTGCCGGAATTGGCAGGATTCACCGGAGGGCACATTCACTGGCCGCATGACGCCGACCTGTTTGCACAGCAGGAAGCGGGCTGTGTTCTGGGTGAAAACTATCCCCACCCCATCGTCGATCATGCAGAGCAGAAAGACAAGGCAATCGCCCTGTTCAAGAATCTGTAG
- a CDS encoding TonB-dependent receptor produces the protein MRTTLSLTTLLTLLILFATSVSAQNTGKVRGTLVDAANGEGLIGANIIIEGMSLGAAADIYGNFTIEPVPPGTYTIHASMIGYAKKTVTGVVVKAGETTKLEMTLAPEAFEMQEVVVEAKLLTNNEAGLLKDRQKAASISDAISAEDISRSGSGDAAAAMNKVTGASTVDGKYIYIRGLGERYTSTQLNGAEVPSADPNRRAVQLDLFPASFLENLVTTKTFTPDKPGNYTGGSVNISTKSFPDKLTLSLSSSTSWNSQTTGSGSFLTYAGGATDWLGFDDGTRAIPDALQDPNVEIPDLSFAFTDEEKAMQLDSYSKSFNSTMAPTRTTAPVNQSYALSFGNQYDVLGQAFGFLGSLTYSRQYSQYTNGEVGRYQLTGHVDDVDELTNDYMFTDQKGNDEVLWGGLLNMSYKLGQAHEMGFNVIYNRSADNTARYLSGSFPRDLTGNATYETRNLHYVERELQTYQLRGKHHFDALGGLNVEWIGSMSSNAQDEPDVRYFTDNYTIRERNGVTDTIYTIRPSIYPIPSRYYRNLVEDNNSFNIDMDMPFQQWNGLAAKVKFGGAYLNKERTFTERRFDFGQDAIRYDGDAADFFNPANVGILPDQSTEQFFRFGNYVIDATSLSNNYGGTQDIYAGYMMIDLPIFNDFRLIGGARYETTKMDVASMDTSLTRGQLDNQDLLPSVNLLYNVSERMNLRAAYGKTLARPTFRELAPYASFNFVNDFTFIGNADLERTLIDNYDLRWEWFVRPGEILAVSGFYKSFSNPIERVIKNVNGEIEYQNVSEARVYGIEFEFRKRLDEIADFLNYFYIGTNFTWTKSVVDISQDELDVIRAVNPYADGTRELQGQSPYLFNVNLAYQNYDQGTSVSLFYNVFGERLSAVALGGTPNVYEQPRAMLDFIASQRLFWGFTAKFSAKNLLDEAVRHVHHFEGTDYVYSSFNTGRNFSFGISYTFE, from the coding sequence ATGCGAACCACACTTTCTCTTACCACCCTCCTCACCCTCCTTATCCTTTTCGCAACGAGTGTTTCTGCACAGAACACCGGTAAGGTACGGGGAACGTTGGTTGACGCAGCAAACGGCGAAGGACTGATCGGTGCCAATATCATTATTGAGGGCATGTCGCTCGGTGCCGCCGCTGATATCTATGGGAATTTTACCATTGAACCGGTACCTCCCGGAACATATACCATTCACGCTTCGATGATCGGATACGCGAAAAAAACCGTGACCGGCGTTGTTGTGAAGGCGGGAGAAACGACGAAACTGGAGATGACGCTTGCCCCCGAGGCCTTCGAAATGCAGGAGGTCGTTGTCGAGGCAAAGCTTCTGACCAATAACGAGGCGGGTCTGCTCAAGGATCGCCAGAAAGCTGCATCCATCAGTGATGCCATCAGCGCGGAAGATATTTCCCGCTCAGGATCCGGTGATGCCGCCGCGGCCATGAACAAGGTCACCGGTGCCTCCACGGTGGATGGCAAGTACATTTATATTCGCGGACTCGGTGAGCGCTACACTTCCACGCAGCTTAACGGCGCGGAAGTTCCGAGCGCTGATCCCAACCGCCGTGCGGTGCAGCTCGATCTGTTTCCCGCGAGTTTTCTTGAAAATCTCGTTACCACGAAAACCTTTACGCCTGACAAGCCCGGCAACTATACCGGCGGCAGCGTGAATATTTCAACGAAGTCCTTCCCCGACAAACTGACGCTGTCGCTGTCTTCCTCGACGTCCTGGAATTCCCAGACGACGGGAAGCGGCAGTTTCCTCACCTACGCTGGTGGCGCAACAGACTGGCTGGGCTTTGATGACGGTACGCGTGCAATTCCCGATGCGCTCCAGGATCCCAACGTCGAGATCCCCGATCTGAGCTTCGCCTTTACCGATGAAGAGAAGGCGATGCAGCTCGACAGCTACTCGAAATCCTTTAACAGCACCATGGCACCGACACGGACCACCGCACCGGTCAACCAGAGCTACGCGCTGTCCTTCGGAAACCAGTACGATGTCCTCGGACAGGCGTTCGGCTTCCTGGGAAGTCTGACGTATAGCCGTCAGTACTCGCAGTACACGAACGGTGAAGTGGGGCGTTATCAGTTGACGGGGCATGTCGACGACGTAGACGAACTGACGAACGATTACATGTTCACTGACCAGAAAGGTAACGACGAGGTGCTCTGGGGCGGACTGCTGAACATGTCATACAAGCTCGGTCAGGCCCACGAGATGGGTTTCAACGTAATATACAATCGCAGCGCTGACAATACCGCGCGGTACCTGTCCGGCAGCTTTCCCCGCGATCTGACGGGCAACGCGACCTATGAAACACGCAACCTGCACTACGTCGAGCGCGAACTGCAGACGTATCAGCTTCGTGGGAAGCACCATTTCGACGCACTGGGCGGACTGAATGTCGAGTGGATCGGCTCGATGTCCAGCAACGCGCAGGACGAACCTGACGTGCGCTACTTCACGGACAACTACACCATTCGCGAACGCAACGGCGTTACCGATACCATTTATACGATTCGTCCTTCTATCTATCCCATTCCGTCCCGCTACTATCGCAACCTGGTCGAGGACAACAATTCTTTCAACATCGACATGGACATGCCCTTCCAGCAGTGGAACGGCCTGGCCGCGAAAGTCAAGTTCGGCGGTGCCTACCTCAACAAGGAACGCACCTTCACTGAGCGCCGCTTCGACTTCGGACAGGATGCCATCAGGTATGACGGCGACGCGGCGGACTTTTTTAACCCTGCAAACGTCGGAATCCTGCCTGATCAGAGCACGGAGCAGTTTTTCCGCTTTGGGAATTATGTGATCGACGCGACCTCGCTGTCGAACAATTACGGTGGTACGCAGGATATTTACGCGGGATATATGATGATTGATCTTCCGATCTTCAACGATTTCCGCCTGATTGGAGGTGCGCGCTATGAGACGACGAAAATGGATGTCGCCAGTATGGACACCTCGCTGACGCGGGGTCAGCTCGACAACCAGGATCTGCTGCCATCGGTCAATCTGCTTTACAACGTCTCCGAGCGGATGAACCTGCGCGCGGCATACGGAAAGACGCTTGCGCGTCCGACGTTCCGCGAACTCGCCCCCTACGCATCCTTTAACTTTGTCAACGACTTCACCTTCATCGGAAACGCCGACCTCGAGCGCACATTGATCGACAACTACGATCTGCGCTGGGAGTGGTTTGTGCGTCCCGGTGAAATTCTTGCCGTGAGCGGGTTTTACAAATCCTTCTCGAATCCCATCGAGCGCGTTATCAAGAATGTGAACGGTGAAATCGAGTATCAGAACGTCTCCGAGGCACGTGTCTACGGAATCGAATTCGAATTCCGCAAGCGTCTCGACGAGATCGCAGACTTCCTGAATTACTTCTATATCGGAACGAACTTTACCTGGACGAAGTCCGTGGTAGACATTTCCCAGGACGAACTGGATGTTATCCGTGCCGTCAATCCCTATGCTGACGGCACGCGTGAACTCCAGGGCCAGTCTCCCTATCTCTTCAATGTAAACCTCGCCTATCAGAACTACGATCAGGGCACCAGTGTGAGCCTGTTCTACAACGTGTTCGGCGAACGCCTCTCCGCAGTCGCGCTGGGTGGGACGCCGAACGTCTATGAACAACCGCGCGCCATGCTCGATTTTATCGCTTCGCAGCGCCTGTTCTGGGGTTTCACCGCCAAGTTCTCCGCCAAGAATCTCCTTGACGAAGCAGTGCGGCACGTGCATCACTTTGAAGGGACAGACTATGTCTATTCGAGCTTCAATACGGGCAGAAATTTCTCATTCGGAATAAGCTATACGTTTGAATAG
- a CDS encoding T9SS type A sorting domain-containing protein, translated as MLKQLLTMFILTLMASGAFAQNVVNVTDADINGDVTWTANNTYVLDGFVFVEDGETLTIEPGTIIKGKPGQAENASALIVAQGGKIFANGTPGNPIVFTAEADNLNGNLPLDTRGLWGGVILLGKATINTATGVGQIEGIPSTEPRGAYGGNDDEDNSGVMRYVSIRYGGTDIGEGNEINGLTMAAVGSGTRIEYIEVFNNKDDGYEWFGGTVNCKYLVSAFNGDDAFDYDEGFRGYGQFWFAVQASDIGNRGAEQDGGTTPEDGMPYAMPQLYNVTYIGSGMNSINVDNDLAMIFRDNAGGKYFNSIFTDFAAGGIEVEDLASGEDSRARLEAGDLVLGNNLWWNFGNGSAITDIASQDFVQTMLTSNNNTIEDPMLNGISRTTDQGLDPRPGSGSPALNGAIAPPDDIFFTKVTYRGAFGPYDLWIDGWTATSQLGIVTVPQSEIVQVTDADISGDVTWTSNNTYILNGFVFVEDGESLTIQPGTVIKARPGQAENASALIVAQGGKIYANGTADNPIIFTAEADDVSSNNDLPLDTRGLWGGVILLGKSTINTATGVGQIEGIPSTEPRGAYGGDNDADNSGVMRYVSIRYGGTNIGEGNEINGLTMAAVGSGTTIEYIEVVNNADDGYEWFGGTVNTKHLISAFNGDDAFDYDEGFRGKGQFWFAVQAEDVGNRGAEQDGGTTPEDGMPYAMPTIYNATYIGSGMNSINLDNDLAMIFRDNAGGKYMNSIFTEFADMAIEVEDLASGEDSRARLEAGELLLSNNIWWNFGAGSSFDDIVSQDFVRTHLSSNNNQMVDPKLGSISRTNNAMLDPRPAADSPAMLSSELPPNDGFFSSVSYIGAFDATTNWMKGWSYLDAVNVLDVRERFDTRVPAAMELSQNYPNPFNPSTNFRFSLPQAGHVRLAVYNVYGQLVDVLVDDIREAGNYTLTWKADNLASGTYIYMMQSGGQVASRTMTLVK; from the coding sequence ATGCTGAAGCAATTGTTGACCATGTTTATCCTCACGCTGATGGCCTCCGGCGCGTTCGCGCAGAATGTCGTGAACGTGACCGACGCTGACATCAACGGTGATGTGACCTGGACAGCGAACAATACCTATGTTCTTGACGGCTTCGTGTTCGTCGAAGATGGGGAAACACTCACCATCGAACCCGGTACCATCATCAAGGGGAAACCCGGACAGGCGGAAAACGCCAGTGCGCTGATCGTCGCCCAGGGCGGAAAGATCTTCGCGAATGGCACGCCCGGAAATCCGATCGTTTTCACCGCCGAGGCGGATAATTTGAACGGAAACCTTCCGCTGGATACACGGGGACTGTGGGGCGGTGTCATCCTTCTCGGAAAGGCGACCATCAACACCGCCACCGGCGTGGGGCAGATCGAGGGTATTCCTTCGACCGAACCCCGCGGCGCTTATGGCGGCAATGACGATGAGGACAATTCCGGTGTCATGCGTTACGTGTCCATCCGCTACGGCGGTACCGACATCGGCGAAGGTAACGAAATCAATGGCCTGACCATGGCAGCCGTAGGCAGTGGCACCCGCATCGAGTACATCGAAGTGTTCAACAACAAGGACGATGGATACGAGTGGTTCGGCGGTACGGTCAACTGCAAGTACCTGGTCTCCGCCTTTAACGGCGACGATGCCTTCGACTATGACGAAGGTTTCCGTGGCTATGGTCAGTTCTGGTTTGCCGTGCAGGCCTCTGACATCGGTAACCGCGGCGCGGAGCAGGACGGCGGTACCACGCCGGAAGACGGTATGCCCTACGCCATGCCGCAGCTCTACAACGTGACCTACATTGGCAGTGGCATGAACAGCATCAATGTCGATAACGATCTCGCCATGATTTTCCGCGACAATGCGGGTGGCAAGTACTTCAACAGCATTTTTACCGATTTCGCCGCAGGCGGTATTGAAGTGGAAGACCTCGCCTCGGGTGAAGATTCCCGTGCCCGTCTCGAAGCCGGTGACCTCGTGCTCGGAAACAACCTTTGGTGGAACTTCGGCAACGGCAGCGCCATCACTGACATCGCGTCGCAGGATTTCGTGCAGACCATGCTGACTTCGAATAACAACACGATCGAAGACCCGATGCTGAACGGTATCAGCCGGACCACGGATCAGGGCCTCGATCCTCGTCCGGGCAGCGGGAGTCCAGCACTGAATGGGGCGATTGCTCCTCCTGACGATATCTTCTTTACCAAGGTGACCTATCGTGGTGCATTCGGTCCCTACGACCTGTGGATTGATGGTTGGACCGCCACCTCCCAGCTCGGCATTGTGACTGTGCCGCAGTCCGAAATCGTCCAGGTGACGGATGCCGATATTTCCGGCGATGTGACGTGGACGTCGAATAACACATACATCCTCAACGGTTTCGTGTTTGTCGAGGACGGCGAATCCCTCACCATTCAGCCCGGTACGGTGATCAAGGCTCGTCCGGGACAGGCAGAGAATGCGAGTGCGCTTATCGTTGCGCAGGGCGGAAAAATCTATGCGAACGGCACGGCTGACAACCCCATCATTTTCACCGCAGAAGCCGATGACGTCAGCAGCAACAACGATCTCCCGCTCGATACGCGCGGCCTGTGGGGCGGTGTCATCCTCCTCGGTAAGTCTACCATCAACACGGCAACCGGTGTGGGACAGATTGAAGGCATCCCCTCGACCGAACCTCGCGGTGCGTATGGTGGTGACAATGATGCCGACAACTCCGGCGTCATGCGCTACGTATCCATCCGCTACGGCGGTACCAACATCGGTGAGGGCAACGAAATCAACGGTCTTACCATGGCTGCTGTCGGAAGTGGTACGACCATTGAGTATATCGAAGTCGTGAACAATGCGGATGACGGGTACGAGTGGTTCGGCGGTACGGTCAACACAAAGCATCTTATCTCCGCGTTCAACGGTGACGATGCGTTTGACTACGACGAAGGTTTCCGTGGAAAGGGTCAGTTCTGGTTCGCCGTGCAGGCCGAGGATGTCGGTAATCGTGGTGCAGAGCAGGACGGTGGTACCACCCCTGAGGACGGCATGCCGTATGCCATGCCCACGATTTACAATGCCACGTACATCGGCAGCGGCATGAACAGCATCAATCTCGACAACGACCTTGCGATGATTTTCCGCGACAATGCCGGTGGCAAGTACATGAACAGCATCTTCACCGAGTTCGCCGATATGGCGATTGAAGTCGAAGACCTCGCCTCCGGTGAGGATTCCCGTGCCCGCCTCGAGGCCGGTGAACTGCTGCTGAGCAATAACATCTGGTGGAATTTCGGTGCCGGCAGCAGCTTCGATGACATTGTCTCGCAGGACTTCGTTCGCACCCATCTTTCCTCCAATAACAATCAGATGGTGGATCCGAAGCTGGGCAGCATCAGTCGTACGAACAACGCCATGCTCGATCCCCGTCCGGCAGCCGACAGCCCTGCCATGTTGAGTTCCGAACTGCCGCCGAACGACGGGTTCTTCAGTTCGGTTTCCTACATCGGTGCTTTCGACGCCACGACGAACTGGATGAAGGGCTGGAGCTACCTGGATGCAGTCAACGTGCTGGATGTGCGTGAGCGTTTCGACACACGCGTACCCGCCGCCATGGAGCTGTCGCAGAATTATCCCAACCCGTTCAACCCTTCCACCAATTTCCGCTTCTCGCTGCCGCAGGCCGGTCATGTGCGCCTCGCAGTGTACAATGTTTACGGACAGCTAGTTGATGTCCTCGTCGACGACATCCGCGAAGCCGGAAATTATACGCTGACCTGGAAGGCTGACAACCTCGCAAGCGGTACCTACATCTACATGATGCAGTCCGGCGGCCAGGTTGCAAGCCGCACCATGACGCTGGTGAAATAA